The nucleotide sequence gttcaaattttaataaattgtcgagaaagcaatatttttttttaataataatagtaatattcAAAGAAAATGTAATAATGATTCAAAATATCTAATGCCcattttatcaaaagaaaaaagaaaatctataTCCACGCGTATAAGATTCGTGGATTAATTTGGTCCGAAGGTGTAAAGGTTCATCTTCTGAATgggttgttgttgtgatgaagaCGACGGTGACATTCTCCGCCATCTCATGAATTCTTCTTCATCCACCTCatccccaccaccaccacctcctcccACTTCAACAATAATCTCACCAATGAATTCTCATTTCTCCGCTTTATCCTCCACCGATACTCTCCAAATTATCTTCCAGAACCTTCCCATCCCCGATCTCGCACGTGCGAGCTGCGTGTGCCGTGTCTGGAACTCGGTTGCCTCACAAAGAGACCTGGTAACCAGAGCTTTCTTAGCACCGTGGAAATTGAAGGACGTAGTTGGAAACCCGATTTCTAGAAGCTTCTGGAGAGATAATTCGCTTGCCAAATTTGCAATCTCGCATCGTATTGTGCGTGGGGATAGTGTTGCTAGTCTCGCCGTTAAGTACTCCGTTCAGGTCCGTTAGggttttttactttgtttcagAAATTGAAATGcataatttgttgttgttgttgttgttgttattgataATACACTATGCGCCGGCTTGTGCTTTTgaaaatgatgacaatgaaaTTATGGAATCATCTCTGAAATTCAAGATTACGTTTGAATATAGTTCATATGAGATAATTTTATGTATAAAGCACCGAGACACGGACACCAGACACTACACTGATACAGATACATCGTGatgatttgagaaaatgaattatgaAGCACAAATACGGACATGTCAAGGACACTGACACACCAACACCGCTAATAAtctgagaaaatcacataattcagagTAATTATATGTGTTGGCGTTGTGTCAGTGTCGGACACGACCCGCGTCTGACACTGGGACACACCTAATGCaagagtgtccgtgcttcatagattgaTGCGTCAAAAAGTAGACATGCCTAATCTTAGAGGTTTCTGTGCCTTACAGTCAGGACTAAATTAATCGTTCCTTGTTGACTACTGTGATCAAATATTTTAGGgatatcattttaaaatgtttttaatttcatggacCAAATTTCCTTATCACTGGAATATCAGGTTTTAggattaaaattgtgataagCTCAAATCAAATTGTTAACATCTACTTGTTTTGTATAATTTAGCATTTTTCCTATTAAGAATTTATAAACTAGTTGATCTTTTATCTGACCATTTTTACTGTAAGCACTGAGCTATATTTTCATTGTTCTGTTCCTGGTTTTTatgtttaatggttttgataaagttggatgataatttttttgatgtTTTGACAGGTGATGGACATAAAACGATTGAACAACATGATGAGCGATCATGGTATATACTCAAGGGAAAGGTTATTAATTCCTATTAGTAATCCTAATATTCTTGTTAAAAGAACTTGCTTTATTGAGCTGGATGACAATGCAAAACGAGAAGTTGCAGTGTTGTATCCGGATGATGTACCTGACATAAAGAGTAGCTATGTATCAAACAGAATATCCTCAGAAGAAAGCAACAAAAAGGTGCTTGATTCCTTGAAGAGAAGCATGCAAGTTGATAGTgaaactgctcaatactactgGTCTGTTTCAAATGGCGATCCTCGAGCTGCTCTTGCTGAGTTTTCTGCAGACCTTCAGTGGGGTAGGCAAGTAGGTCACTCCTAGTCTTTGGAAGGTTAATTCAATTTCAACCCTTGTTTGGAATAATCAAGAGGTTTGGTTATATGCAAATGGATGATAATTGATAATAAGTAATCATGTTGGGTAAGGCAGGCAAGTCTCTACTTTAAATCCACTATTATCTAGCTCCTCTCCATCGGAGACTTGAGACTGGAGTAAGTAATTTCTTGTTATGGGATATATATAGTTCAACTACTAATGTGGTGAGATGTGTTCAGAATTTGTGTGACATGTAATTGTTTTCAAGTATATTTATACAAGAAGACAATGTATTATTGTTAAAGCTGCAATTGAAACTGTATGTTTAgtagaatcaaaacataaatatttgatttagtTCACACTTTACACTTCTGAGCATCTTTATTTTTAGCACTACAGATCAGAATTAATACCAAGAATAAACTGTTCAAAAAAGCAATGGATACGATGGCACATTATCAATTTATCATGTCTTTTGTTGAGGATCACTTCTTTCCTAACTCTTACCCCAAGTATTATATTATGATAAGGTAGAATTTAATCTAATCAGAAGCTTAGTGAGTAAGATTATCCTGTGACTTCAAGGATAAGGATTTATGGTGAATCAGAATCTATTTATGAAAGGAAAATTTGATATTCTGTTTTCATCTTGTCTTTTTGGAATAATTTAGAATTGCTTTACTGCTTTTGATAAGTTTGTCTTATGCTGTCGGTTGCAAGAACCTTAGGATTCAGAATGGTGAATTGATGATGACAATTGCAacctttatttattgatttcaaGTCAGAGAAATGCTATGAACACTGTTTTAACTCTTATATGCACTACAGAGGTGAATTCAAATACTTTCATGTTTCCGGATTGGTAGGCTTTGAAAACTTTGGAGCCTCGTAAACATTTTTTGTCCTTTGATTTGTACCTTTTAACAGTGCAACTATGAAAGGGTGCtctacttttaaatttttgatattttagagttGAGATAGAATATCAAGTACGAGGTTGAGAGTTGAGACCGAGAGATATGCCAAGTGTTATGGTGTATACTTTAATTGGGAGCTATTTATTAAGATACGTAGGGTGTCAATATTTTTGGCTTATTGTACTGGTAATTAATTTCTGGCACTATGAAAGCATTTGACATAAGGATTGGGAATCTGGGATTGGTAAAAGAAAACCATTTGACATAAGAGAAAGTCTTATCGGTCACAAAAATATGGGCACACCATTAAAGTACACACAACAATacgtttaatttaattattttctcttttatcttttatttactCAACTATGTAAATGTTTGTGACCAAACaagtattttccttttttttttttaaatgatacaAACAAGTACATTTTCCTTGACATGAAGACTAATGAAACGATGTATTTTTATGATCTTGGTTTCACGTTTCCAAATGGAAgcaaaatattgaagaattaGAAGTGTACTAAACAGATAGAGCCAAACCCAAGTGAAATTGAATAGTCGTTCGTGAGTTAGGCATCGTGGCCCTTGCTCCTTGGGAATGAAAGTTGACTACTTGTTGGATCTTGAGGAATGAAAGCTTAGCTGACTACTTGTTGGTGGCAGCGTAAATGTAACTAGTCcagaaataagaaaattgatgtTGACACATTTTATAAGGATGAggcacacaagtaaaatacatttttgcctcctcggcagttaactgtcgaagaattcaaaaaccggctgcagttaactgccgaggttttcctcggcaccGAGGAGCTTCTGCTACAAATCTGGCAGAAGCTCTCTCATtcatccattattcatctcatcttccaaaaaaaaatctcaaatctcTCTCAAAAATCTCTTGAAAAcccaaccaaatttattcaacaaaatcacaagtaaagtaattataatgctattaacttacatttta is from Medicago truncatula cultivar Jemalong A17 chromosome 1, MtrunA17r5.0-ANR, whole genome shotgun sequence and encodes:
- the LOC11440777 gene encoding F-box protein At1g55000 codes for the protein MGCCCDEDDGDILRHLMNSSSSTSSPPPPPPPTSTIISPMNSHFSALSSTDTLQIIFQNLPIPDLARASCVCRVWNSVASQRDLVTRAFLAPWKLKDVVGNPISRSFWRDNSLAKFAISHRIVRGDSVASLAVKYSVQVMDIKRLNNMMSDHGIYSRERLLIPISNPNILVKRTCFIELDDNAKREVAVLYPDDVPDIKSSYVSNRISSEESNKKVLDSLKRSMQVDSETAQYYWSVSNGDPRAALAEFSADLQWGRQVGHS